From a single Candidatus Bathyarchaeota archaeon genomic region:
- a CDS encoding DNA alkylation repair protein: MVSILNGIRADLQANADEKTKQTAQHFFKEQIKVYGIKTAIVGKVAKKYWLQVRLLGKQDIFGLCEDLLRSGYMEEAFVVSNWLSKYIDKLEAIDITTFKRWIENYVDNWAKCDSFCNHTVGDLIQKCPEIVSEVKSWAKSQNRWLKRAAAVSFIVPAKRGKFLKDAFEICDALLLDGDDLVQKGYGWLLKEESRVHQKEVFDYVVKHQKVMPRTALRYAIELMPKELKAEAMKKE, encoded by the coding sequence ATGGTCTCTATCCTAAACGGTATACGTGCCGATCTGCAAGCAAACGCAGACGAAAAAACCAAGCAGACTGCGCAGCACTTCTTTAAAGAACAAATCAAAGTTTACGGTATAAAAACGGCTATTGTTGGCAAAGTCGCAAAGAAGTATTGGCTTCAAGTCAGGCTTTTAGGAAAGCAAGATATTTTTGGTTTATGTGAAGACCTTCTGCGTTCAGGCTACATGGAGGAAGCCTTCGTCGTTTCCAACTGGCTGTCAAAATACATTGACAAACTCGAAGCCATCGACATAACCACCTTTAAACGCTGGATCGAAAACTACGTGGATAACTGGGCTAAATGCGACAGCTTCTGCAACCACACCGTCGGCGATTTAATCCAGAAATGCCCTGAAATTGTCAGCGAAGTGAAAAGCTGGGCAAAAAGCCAAAACCGCTGGCTTAAACGCGCTGCTGCTGTATCCTTCATTGTTCCAGCAAAGCGCGGCAAATTCCTCAAAGACGCCTTCGAAATCTGTGACGCGCTACTCTTGGACGGCGACGACTTGGTGCAGAAGGGATACGGTTGGCTGCTCAAAGAAGAAAGCCGTGTGCACCAAAAAGAAGTCTTCGACTACGTGGTAAAACACCAAAAAGTTATGCCGCGAACGGCGCTGCGTTACGCGATTGAGTTGATGCCAAAAGAACTCAAAGCAGAAGCCATGAAGAAGGAATAA
- a CDS encoding DEAD/DEAH box helicase, translating into MQSFKDLPIKPEVLRSINELGFDTLFPIQAQAIMPLLEGKDVIGQAQTGTGKTAAFGVPMVENLNRDIRGVQGLILVPTRELANQVADNIAKFGKYAKVKVLAVYGGESINKQIHSLASGVNIVVGTPGRLIDLMERRVLNLGSVRFVVLDEADRMLDMGFIEDIEFILSKTPRDRQTALFSATMDENVMRLANKYMRNPQKILVSKDEIALTQMKQYYLVVNQGGKLNALCDLLQDDRVEKAIIFCRTRHETSRLADQLYKRGHRSQVLHAGFTQAQRDRAINEFRHGRRTLLVATDVAARGLDIPDITHIFNYDVPEDPPNYFHRIGRTARKGEDGTAITLVSYGEMSNFNNIKALTKTRIEEIKTQCGNTQEDSPIQSFF; encoded by the coding sequence ATGCAATCATTTAAGGACTTACCGATAAAACCAGAAGTCCTAAGAAGTATAAACGAACTTGGGTTTGACACACTTTTTCCGATTCAAGCTCAAGCAATAATGCCCTTACTCGAAGGCAAAGACGTCATCGGGCAAGCACAAACAGGAACAGGCAAAACAGCCGCTTTCGGCGTTCCCATGGTAGAAAACCTAAACCGTGACATCCGCGGCGTCCAAGGACTCATTTTGGTACCCACACGCGAATTAGCCAACCAAGTGGCCGATAACATCGCAAAATTCGGCAAATACGCCAAGGTTAAGGTTCTAGCCGTCTATGGCGGAGAATCAATCAACAAACAAATTCATTCGCTCGCAAGCGGAGTCAATATCGTCGTCGGCACCCCCGGCAGACTCATCGACCTCATGGAACGCAGAGTGCTAAACTTGGGTTCAGTGCGTTTTGTTGTTTTAGACGAAGCTGACCGCATGCTCGACATGGGCTTCATAGAAGACATCGAATTCATACTCTCCAAAACCCCACGCGACCGCCAAACCGCCCTCTTCAGTGCAACCATGGACGAAAACGTCATGCGCCTCGCCAACAAGTACATGCGCAACCCACAGAAAATCCTTGTAAGCAAAGACGAAATCGCGCTAACACAAATGAAACAATACTACCTCGTCGTCAACCAAGGCGGCAAACTCAACGCCCTTTGCGACTTACTCCAAGACGACCGCGTTGAAAAAGCCATCATATTCTGCCGAACACGCCACGAAACCAGCCGCTTAGCCGACCAACTCTACAAACGCGGCCACCGCAGTCAAGTACTTCACGCAGGCTTTACCCAAGCTCAAAGAGACCGCGCAATCAACGAATTCCGCCACGGCAGACGAACCCTTCTGGTCGCAACAGACGTCGCCGCGAGAGGTCTCGACATACCCGACATCACACACATATTCAACTACGACGTACCCGAAGACCCACCGAACTATTTCCACCGCATCGGCAGAACCGCACGCAAAGGCGAAGACGGAACAGCCATCACACTTGTTAGTTACGGCGAAATGTCTAACTTTAACAACATCAAAGCCTTGACTAAAACCAGAATCGAAGAAATCAAAACCCAATGCGGAAACACTCAAGAAGACTCACCTATTCAGAGCTTCTTCTAA
- a CDS encoding flavodoxin domain-containing protein produces the protein MKKLLKIILAVFAVIILAFVIIGAILFLDLAAYTATGTQTLTPQGASMGTALVLYDPGLSGASTRVAEKVASELQSQGFTVTLAGIKSSAASVTSGYDVIVVGGPIYAGAPTASVIGTLNSLNPDANTKVGVFGSGQCATTPEDIAQIKGGVAALQSGGVLSNAVVVKIGETEDIDARASDFVAQLVR, from the coding sequence ATGAAAAAGCTTTTAAAAATTATCCTCGCAGTTTTCGCAGTTATAATCCTGGCCTTCGTCATCATCGGAGCCATATTATTTCTCGATTTAGCCGCATACACTGCAACGGGCACACAGACCCTAACACCTCAAGGGGCATCTATGGGAACTGCTTTGGTTCTCTACGACCCCGGCTTATCTGGCGCATCAACTCGTGTCGCAGAAAAAGTTGCTTCAGAGTTACAATCCCAGGGCTTTACGGTTACGTTGGCAGGGATAAAAAGTTCAGCTGCATCGGTCACCTCAGGATACGATGTCATCGTTGTTGGGGGACCAATCTATGCAGGGGCACCAACAGCTTCGGTTATTGGCACGCTAAATAGCCTAAATCCTGACGCAAACACTAAAGTCGGCGTTTTCGGAAGTGGCCAATGTGCAACGACTCCAGAAGATATCGCTCAAATCAAAGGTGGCGTTGCAGCCCTTCAAAGTGGCGGTGTTCTGTCGAATGCTGTTGTGGTTAAAATCGGGGAAACCGAAGACATAGACGCTCGTGCATCAGACTTTGTAGCGCAACTTGTTAGGTAA
- a CDS encoding ribosome biogenesis/translation initiation ATPase RLI, with amino-acid sequence MTRIAVLDTDKCKVKKCNQLCVTFCPMVRSRVEAIRVEGNKAIISETLCSGCGICVKKCPFKAISIVNLPDELEKDCSHRFSENSFKLFRLPMPSPGTVLGLLGQNGIGKSTSLKVFAGEIKPNLGKFEEPPSWEEVIQYYRGSSLQDYFTRLSEKRLKVSNKPQYVDKIPKAVTGKVGDLLEKVDERKQLDAIADELELRNIWDRPLEVLSGGELQRVAVAAALSREADVYLFDEPSSYLDVKQRLVVARAIRSLKEQQKTIIVAEHDLAIIDYLSDQICVFYGEPGVYGVVSHVHGVRTGINIYLQGYIPDENIMFRKESITFHEKPPSTGENIGASLLHWEKMEKTFSEFKLVIEPGEIKTGEIIGILGPNGIGKTTFVKMLAGIEETDDKRQLSKLTVSYKPQYIAPDYEGTVQELLMSVAKENFTSSWYKTEIANPLRLQVLMDRNVMELSGGELQKVAIAACLSRKTDLFLLDEPSAYLDVEERLNVAKTLRRVVEAHGIPAFVVEHDVVTQDFIADRLMVFNGKPGEYGLAHPPTSLRGGMNTFLKEMGITFRRDSVTFRPRVNKEGSQMDEFQKGIGEYYYTKIAKDKEDKDEEKPKHKK; translated from the coding sequence ATGACGCGAATCGCTGTATTGGACACCGACAAATGCAAAGTCAAAAAATGTAACCAACTCTGCGTAACCTTTTGCCCGATGGTACGTAGCAGAGTCGAAGCCATAAGAGTCGAAGGCAACAAAGCCATAATCTCCGAAACACTCTGCAGCGGATGCGGTATATGCGTCAAAAAATGCCCCTTCAAAGCCATAAGCATCGTCAACCTGCCAGACGAGTTAGAAAAAGATTGCAGCCACCGCTTCAGCGAAAACAGTTTCAAACTCTTCCGACTGCCCATGCCTTCACCCGGCACGGTGTTAGGTTTGCTTGGGCAAAACGGTATCGGCAAAAGCACTTCGCTGAAGGTTTTTGCAGGGGAAATAAAACCCAACCTCGGCAAATTTGAAGAACCGCCCTCTTGGGAAGAAGTTATCCAGTATTACCGTGGCTCCAGTTTGCAGGATTACTTTACGCGCTTAAGCGAGAAGCGTCTCAAAGTCAGCAATAAACCTCAGTACGTGGATAAAATCCCCAAAGCAGTTACGGGTAAAGTCGGGGATTTGCTGGAAAAAGTTGACGAACGCAAACAGCTTGATGCCATCGCTGACGAGTTGGAGTTGCGAAACATCTGGGATCGCCCCCTTGAGGTGCTCAGCGGCGGAGAGTTGCAGCGGGTTGCGGTTGCGGCGGCGCTTAGCCGAGAAGCAGACGTGTACCTTTTTGATGAACCTTCAAGTTACTTAGACGTTAAACAGCGGTTGGTGGTTGCCAGAGCTATTCGCAGCCTCAAGGAGCAGCAGAAAACCATAATCGTCGCCGAACACGACTTAGCCATCATAGATTACCTCTCAGACCAAATCTGCGTTTTCTACGGAGAACCAGGCGTTTATGGCGTCGTCAGCCACGTTCATGGAGTCCGAACAGGCATCAACATCTACCTGCAGGGCTACATACCCGACGAAAACATCATGTTCAGAAAAGAAAGCATAACTTTTCACGAAAAACCCCCCAGCACAGGCGAAAACATCGGTGCCTCTCTGCTTCATTGGGAAAAGATGGAGAAGACCTTTAGTGAGTTTAAACTCGTCATCGAACCAGGCGAAATCAAGACCGGTGAAATCATCGGTATCTTGGGACCAAACGGCATCGGCAAAACAACCTTCGTTAAAATGCTTGCGGGCATCGAAGAAACCGATGACAAACGGCAACTTAGCAAATTAACCGTCAGCTATAAACCTCAATACATAGCGCCAGACTATGAAGGCACCGTGCAGGAGTTGCTCATGAGTGTGGCGAAAGAGAATTTCACGTCAAGCTGGTACAAAACCGAAATCGCTAACCCTCTGCGGTTGCAGGTACTCATGGACCGCAACGTCATGGAGCTCAGCGGCGGCGAACTTCAAAAAGTCGCTATAGCAGCATGCCTCAGCCGAAAAACTGACCTGTTTCTGCTTGACGAACCCAGCGCATACCTCGACGTCGAAGAACGCTTAAACGTAGCCAAAACCCTGCGCCGCGTCGTCGAAGCGCACGGGATCCCCGCGTTTGTGGTGGAGCATGATGTGGTTACGCAGGATTTCATAGCTGACCGTTTGATGGTTTTTAACGGCAAGCCAGGTGAATACGGTTTAGCTCATCCGCCTACAAGTCTGCGTGGTGGGATGAACACTTTCCTCAAAGAAATGGGCATCACCTTCCGACGGGATTCTGTCACTTTCCGCCCGCGCGTCAACAAGGAAGGTTCACAGATGGATGAGTTCCAGAAAGGCATCGGCGAATACTACTACACCAAGATAGCTAAAGATAAAGAAGACAAAGACGAAGAGAAACCTAAACATAAAAAGTAG
- a CDS encoding roadblock/LC7 domain-containing protein codes for MKQDAVTETQPLPDAPTIAVGEDNSVFTSLAATLTEIRKLKGVVGYILRSNTAAIVDLPQPETPEYAMLSAQVSDSSKGIAKQFNLTDVESVLVEGKTHKLLCIRLGENKIGIFMEKTCAHAWIVKRILL; via the coding sequence TTGAAACAGGACGCCGTTACCGAAACTCAGCCTCTGCCTGATGCACCGACCATTGCTGTCGGCGAAGACAACTCGGTCTTCACAAGCTTAGCAGCTACCCTGACTGAAATCCGCAAACTCAAAGGCGTCGTTGGCTATATCTTGCGAAGCAACACAGCCGCCATCGTTGACCTGCCACAGCCAGAAACACCTGAATATGCGATGCTATCTGCACAGGTATCTGACAGCAGTAAAGGGATAGCCAAACAGTTCAACTTAACCGACGTAGAAAGCGTTTTGGTAGAAGGAAAAACACATAAACTGCTCTGCATACGCCTCGGCGAAAACAAAATAGGCATCTTCATGGAGAAAACATGCGCTCATGCGTGGATTGTGAAAAGAATTCTCCTCTAA
- a CDS encoding DUF5658 family protein — translation MDCLTTVVGTLYFGTVELNPLISELVNTNLSAFAALKLTVTVMVGVIFVLAEKTLQRSRNVNDKSFRTAYKILRFSYIGIVLFLLVVVLNNLIVLLRML, via the coding sequence ATGGATTGCTTAACCACGGTAGTGGGCACGCTTTACTTTGGTACAGTTGAACTGAACCCGCTGATTTCGGAGTTAGTGAATACAAATTTGTCTGCCTTTGCCGCGTTAAAATTGACTGTTACGGTTATGGTTGGTGTAATTTTTGTTTTAGCCGAAAAAACCTTACAGCGTAGCCGAAACGTTAATGACAAATCGTTTAGAACTGCCTATAAAATCCTGCGGTTTTCCTACATTGGGATTGTTCTGTTCCTTTTAGTTGTCGTCTTAAACAACCTCATCGTTCTGTTGCGGATGCTCTAA
- a CDS encoding tRNA (pseudouridine(54)-N(1))-methyltransferase TrmY, which yields MPREFVLFSRMGKTDPNFTSLHDAGRLDIVHECIVSSLFLSHGLRRDVNFHAVLNGPPNPPVHLQINGETLYDVRTDMETWQQILKKTLAGKTHPGISKDKTAFETLLKNKAQTHQVFILEEDGKNVSDVAFPEHCLFVLGDHVGLPKKAEDFALRFGEKISLGKTPYLAASCITIINYTLDQQTKHGS from the coding sequence TTGCCCAGAGAATTCGTCCTGTTTTCACGTATGGGGAAAACCGACCCAAACTTCACCAGTCTCCACGACGCAGGAAGACTAGACATAGTACACGAATGCATCGTAAGTAGCCTATTCCTCTCTCATGGCTTGCGAAGAGACGTGAATTTCCACGCAGTCCTCAACGGACCACCCAACCCTCCAGTCCACCTTCAAATCAACGGCGAAACCCTCTACGACGTACGCACTGACATGGAAACATGGCAGCAAATCCTCAAAAAAACCCTCGCAGGCAAAACACACCCCGGCATCAGCAAAGATAAAACAGCCTTCGAAACCCTCCTAAAAAATAAAGCGCAGACGCATCAAGTGTTTATTTTGGAAGAGGATGGCAAAAACGTCTCGGATGTGGCGTTTCCAGAGCACTGCCTTTTTGTTTTAGGCGACCATGTGGGTTTGCCGAAAAAGGCAGAAGACTTCGCGCTTAGGTTTGGTGAAAAAATCAGCCTCGGCAAAACACCCTACTTGGCGGCTTCCTGCATAACCATAATCAACTACACCCTTGATCAGCAAACTAAACATGGCTCTTGA
- the thiL gene encoding thiamine-phosphate kinase → MSGEARLGEHEIIKLIQKRLTVMPDLPIPFGDDVSAAPLWGEGMAVLKTDMLVGSTDVPPGMSLFAAARKAVVMNISDFASKGVLPTAIVVALGLPKELATEQAVTEIANGLNTGAREYGAYVIGGDTNQTQELIISISLFGTARSGLMLRSGARGSDILAVTGLFGKTAAGLRMLLDGGKASSSVRAALEDAVYNPKARLREGLALRGYDFVTASMDSSDGLAWSIHELARKSKVGFVIDKPPIAPEAQEFGSQNNLDPLELALYGGEEYELVLTVKPGKFAEAQAVVQTVGGCLIPIGHATFDRQVVLEIEGKRRKVEAKGWEHFKSHV, encoded by the coding sequence TTGAGTGGAGAAGCACGCTTAGGCGAACATGAAATCATCAAGTTAATCCAGAAACGCCTCACCGTTATGCCTGACCTTCCCATTCCTTTCGGCGACGACGTTTCTGCTGCGCCGCTTTGGGGTGAAGGGATGGCTGTCCTAAAAACCGACATGCTGGTGGGTTCTACGGATGTGCCGCCGGGGATGAGCCTGTTTGCCGCTGCACGCAAAGCTGTTGTCATGAACATAAGCGACTTCGCATCCAAAGGCGTCTTGCCCACGGCGATTGTGGTAGCTCTGGGGTTACCCAAAGAGTTGGCGACAGAACAAGCCGTGACAGAAATCGCCAACGGCCTCAACACTGGCGCACGAGAATACGGCGCATACGTTATCGGTGGAGACACCAACCAAACCCAAGAGTTAATCATCAGCATATCGCTGTTTGGCACTGCAAGAAGCGGTTTGATGCTGCGTAGTGGCGCACGTGGCAGCGACATTTTAGCTGTTACAGGGCTGTTTGGCAAGACCGCTGCCGGACTACGCATGCTTCTCGACGGCGGTAAGGCGTCATCTTCGGTGCGTGCGGCTTTGGAAGACGCAGTTTACAACCCAAAAGCTCGGCTTCGCGAGGGGTTGGCGTTACGCGGATACGACTTTGTTACAGCTTCTATGGATTCCAGCGACGGCTTAGCCTGGAGCATACATGAGTTAGCACGCAAAAGCAAAGTAGGCTTCGTCATCGACAAACCTCCCATCGCACCTGAAGCCCAAGAATTCGGATCTCAAAACAACTTGGACCCACTAGAATTAGCACTCTATGGTGGCGAGGAATACGAGTTAGTTCTAACAGTTAAGCCTGGCAAGTTTGCAGAGGCGCAGGCGGTGGTTCAAACCGTCGGCGGATGCTTAATCCCCATCGGGCACGCAACGTTTGACAGGCAAGTTGTTCTGGAAATCGAGGGCAAACGGCGCAAGGTTGAGGCAAAAGGCTGGGAGCACTTCAAGAGCCATGTTTAG
- a CDS encoding TIGR03560 family F420-dependent LLM class oxidoreductase, with translation MGNLKFGVFLPFYAFQTQNPKPYYEQLKKIVLTCEQLGYDSVWIDDHLMYNNAQILECWTTLAALAASTQRIRLGTMVTCNAHRNPALLAKEAATLDVISEGRLEFGVGAGVQEAEHTAYGFDFAKPSVRVAQLDEALDVITRLWTESKANYSGRYYTLKDAVCEPKPKQKPHPPITVGGAGEKHTLKVTAKHADRFDWGFIPSVEDYTRKLAVLERHCRTVGRDFWAIERSCWPSGQIIVAADQKALDERVAKYKPAGTSLEAFKKYTLVGTVDECEAALGVYVDLGVTHFMLYFADLPSTDGIELFSRAVAKLG, from the coding sequence TTGGGTAACCTCAAATTCGGAGTCTTCCTCCCCTTCTACGCTTTCCAAACCCAAAACCCCAAACCATACTACGAGCAACTCAAAAAAATCGTTCTAACCTGCGAACAGTTGGGCTATGACTCGGTTTGGATAGACGACCACCTCATGTACAACAACGCCCAGATTCTTGAATGCTGGACCACACTAGCCGCCCTTGCCGCGTCAACCCAAAGAATTCGTCTCGGAACCATGGTAACCTGTAACGCCCACCGAAACCCCGCGTTACTGGCTAAGGAAGCCGCAACCCTAGATGTGATCTCTGAGGGGCGTTTAGAATTTGGTGTCGGCGCAGGCGTGCAGGAAGCTGAGCATACTGCGTACGGTTTCGACTTTGCTAAGCCGTCTGTTAGGGTCGCACAGTTAGATGAAGCATTAGACGTAATCACTCGACTCTGGACAGAGAGCAAAGCCAACTACTCAGGCAGATACTACACACTAAAAGATGCAGTCTGCGAACCCAAACCCAAACAGAAACCACACCCCCCAATCACCGTCGGCGGAGCAGGAGAAAAACACACTCTAAAAGTCACCGCCAAACACGCCGACCGCTTCGACTGGGGATTCATACCCTCAGTGGAGGATTACACGCGAAAGCTTGCGGTTTTAGAGCGGCACTGCAGAACTGTCGGCCGAGATTTTTGGGCGATAGAGCGGTCTTGCTGGCCAAGTGGGCAAATCATTGTTGCAGCAGACCAAAAAGCCTTGGATGAAAGAGTCGCCAAATACAAGCCCGCTGGCACTTCGCTTGAAGCTTTCAAAAAATACACTCTAGTCGGAACAGTGGATGAATGCGAGGCGGCTTTGGGGGTTTATGTTGATTTAGGTGTGACTCATTTTATGTTGTACTTCGCCGATTTGCCCAGCACCGATGGAATTGAACTGTTTAGCCGCGCAGTAGCCAAGTTAGGTTAG
- a CDS encoding ATP-binding protein: protein MTPFAWFSLFTSIICLITAVAVYYLDKKALVNKVFMLTLVWSSFWSFAEFLRYQATSIETASILGKILFLWPFYSAFLIHFALAYTESDLLKHKVTYLLMYVPAAIFSGIDLTTNWISAPPVLRQWGFDFSAPPVSESVVVLVNSVWASSLALSALIICGLYYFRSTDHTKKTQTKFITFGLAFPVVSSLFTTSIFPLMNIPFPSLNSITTCLFSGIIAYAIWRYKLFNLNPAVAAENILSAMPDPLVLANADGKIIRVNHEFVTASGYSEKEIIGKPLSELFKTEKNDRQILLELSKTGEIRNHETIFTIKSGEPRNVLVSLSVVRNKKGHDLGFACVIHDITNRKLMAAKLVAAERFASIGELAGMVGHDLRNPLSSISAATFYLKNHYGALMDDTGRDMLSAIEKSIDYSNKIVKDLLDYSREMKLEIETATPRSILDMALSMVKVPPHIKLEENLEDTPKMSVDVAKVSRVFVNLITNAFDAMPNGGTLTITAQSKPEEIQFQFKDTGQGIPKEAQKKLWTPLFTTKTKGMGLGLPICKRIVEAHGGKIMVESETGRGTVFHVTLPLKNEPN from the coding sequence ATGACCCCGTTTGCATGGTTCTCTCTTTTCACAAGCATCATCTGCCTCATCACCGCCGTCGCCGTTTACTACCTAGACAAAAAAGCCCTTGTAAACAAGGTTTTCATGTTAACTTTGGTGTGGAGCAGTTTTTGGTCGTTTGCAGAGTTTCTACGCTATCAAGCCACATCTATAGAAACCGCTTCGATATTGGGCAAAATCCTTTTCCTGTGGCCCTTCTACTCAGCGTTTCTGATACATTTCGCCCTTGCCTACACAGAAAGCGACCTGCTCAAACACAAGGTAACTTACCTTTTGATGTATGTTCCAGCAGCCATCTTTTCAGGCATAGACTTAACCACCAACTGGATCTCCGCGCCGCCTGTACTCAGACAGTGGGGTTTTGATTTTTCTGCGCCGCCAGTATCCGAATCCGTGGTAGTGTTGGTTAACAGTGTTTGGGCGTCGTCGTTGGCGCTTTCGGCGCTCATCATTTGCGGATTATACTACTTTAGAAGCACTGACCATACTAAAAAGACCCAAACCAAATTCATCACTTTCGGATTAGCCTTCCCCGTGGTTTCTTCTCTGTTCACGACTTCAATCTTTCCTTTGATGAACATACCTTTTCCAAGCCTAAACTCCATCACCACATGCCTCTTCAGCGGAATAATTGCCTACGCCATTTGGCGCTATAAGCTATTCAACCTAAACCCTGCGGTGGCAGCAGAAAACATCCTGTCCGCGATGCCTGACCCCTTAGTTTTGGCAAACGCCGACGGAAAAATCATCCGAGTAAACCATGAATTCGTTACAGCCTCAGGCTACAGCGAGAAAGAAATCATAGGCAAACCCCTTTCAGAATTATTCAAAACAGAAAAGAACGACCGCCAAATTCTTTTGGAGCTGTCTAAAACAGGAGAAATCCGAAACCACGAAACTATTTTCACCATAAAATCAGGTGAACCACGAAACGTTTTGGTCTCGCTGTCGGTTGTTCGAAACAAAAAAGGTCATGATTTAGGGTTCGCTTGTGTGATCCACGACATCACCAACCGCAAACTGATGGCTGCTAAACTTGTTGCCGCAGAACGGTTTGCCTCCATCGGTGAATTGGCAGGTATGGTTGGTCACGACCTTCGGAACCCGCTTAGCAGCATTAGCGCCGCGACTTTCTACCTCAAAAACCACTACGGCGCCTTGATGGATGATACAGGCAGAGATATGCTTTCAGCCATAGAGAAAAGCATAGATTACTCAAACAAAATCGTCAAAGATCTACTTGATTACTCCCGCGAAATGAAGCTTGAGATAGAAACTGCGACTCCGAGGTCGATACTGGATATGGCGCTGTCCATGGTCAAAGTGCCACCCCACATAAAATTGGAAGAAAACCTCGAAGACACCCCAAAAATGTCGGTGGATGTAGCAAAGGTTAGCCGCGTTTTTGTAAACCTAATCACAAACGCCTTTGACGCAATGCCAAACGGCGGCACACTAACAATAACCGCACAAAGCAAACCCGAAGAAATCCAATTCCAATTCAAAGACACAGGCCAAGGCATCCCGAAAGAAGCACAGAAAAAACTTTGGACGCCGCTGTTTACTACCAAAACAAAGGGCATGGGGTTGGGGTTGCCTATCTGCAAACGAATCGTTGAAGCACATGGTGGAAAAATCATGGTCGAAAGCGAGACCGGTCGAGGAACCGTGTTCCACGTTACATTGCCCCTAAAAAATGAACCAAACTAG
- a CDS encoding ATP-binding protein: protein MYQALKDSLFLFVPFLASLTLSFILIYLYFKDKNKRKLVFSFGLFTSAFGFYAPIIATLGGTPLFPAGEWLFMPMALAVAIAALSSLFKVENFQIPFAVFMVGTVLSLAAFFAQFPFTELRLGLMILLTGTAVPILIYLFSKSRDSADLNFLIAALCFLFEGLVLDLGTSIDIPVMLAVFGVVFIAFMFHRPQTVNPSSLPSFIVLEQKLEEANRNLKEMETKLLNAERLAAIGELAGIIGHDLRNPLQGIRSATYYLKTHSNIANEDPACSEMLDEIDSCIRRSDKIINDLIDYSQPITLHPSQTDPKNLIDASLKQITIPTNIQIVNNATNDPAMEVDVRKIEHAFAAVIKNALDAMPEGGKLAIKTKKSDNVVVFSFQDTGLGMNQETLTKLFTPMFTTKAKGMGFGLPVCKRFIDAHGGKIAVKSSLGKGTTITIALPTHQSKEQKEA, encoded by the coding sequence ATGTATCAAGCATTAAAAGACAGCCTATTCTTGTTCGTTCCATTCCTTGCGTCACTGACGCTTTCCTTCATACTCATATACCTCTATTTTAAAGACAAAAACAAACGTAAACTCGTGTTCTCATTCGGTCTTTTCACATCAGCCTTTGGTTTTTATGCCCCCATTATAGCAACGTTGGGTGGAACACCGCTTTTTCCCGCTGGAGAGTGGCTGTTTATGCCGATGGCTCTTGCAGTTGCCATAGCGGCGTTGTCAAGCCTCTTCAAAGTTGAAAACTTCCAAATTCCATTCGCTGTTTTTATGGTTGGAACTGTGCTTTCTTTGGCTGCGTTTTTTGCTCAGTTCCCCTTTACGGAGCTGCGTTTAGGGTTGATGATTCTATTAACTGGAACCGCTGTCCCAATTTTGATCTACCTCTTCTCTAAAAGCCGTGATTCAGCGGACCTTAATTTTTTGATTGCCGCATTGTGCTTTTTGTTTGAGGGGTTAGTTCTTGATCTGGGTACTTCAATTGATATCCCCGTTATGCTGGCGGTTTTCGGGGTGGTGTTCATCGCTTTCATGTTCCACCGACCCCAAACCGTGAACCCAAGCAGTCTGCCCTCTTTCATAGTCTTAGAGCAGAAGCTGGAAGAAGCAAACAGAAACCTCAAAGAAATGGAGACGAAACTGCTTAACGCGGAACGGTTGGCGGCTATCGGGGAATTAGCGGGAATCATTGGGCATGACCTCCGTAATCCTTTGCAGGGCATCCGAAGTGCCACATATTACCTCAAAACTCACAGTAACATCGCCAACGAGGACCCTGCTTGCAGCGAGATGCTTGACGAAATCGACAGCTGCATTAGGCGTTCAGACAAAATAATCAACGACCTAATAGATTACTCCCAACCCATCACCCTGCACCCCTCGCAGACTGACCCTAAAAACCTGATCGATGCATCGCTTAAACAGATAACTATTCCAACAAACATCCAAATAGTTAACAACGCAACCAACGACCCTGCAATGGAAGTTGATGTTCGCAAGATTGAACATGCCTTCGCTGCCGTAATCAAAAATGCCCTTGACGCCATGCCAGAAGGCGGAAAACTAGCAATCAAAACCAAAAAAAGTGACAACGTTGTCGTTTTCAGTTTTCAAGATACCGGTTTAGGCATGAATCAAGAAACTCTCACGAAACTTTTTACCCCTATGTTTACGACGAAGGCGAAGGGTATGGGGTTTGGTTTACCTGTCTGCAAACGCTTCATAGATGCTCATGGAGGAAAAATCGCTGTTAAAAGCAGCCTCGGCAAAGGCACAACCATAACCATAGCACTCCCAACACACCAAAGCAAAGAACAAAAAGAAGCCTAA